One part of the Paraburkholderia flagellata genome encodes these proteins:
- a CDS encoding VOC family protein gives MSTDLSRVISWFEIPAHDLERAARFYETAFDTALQREVVGGVPMALFAHTDTETGGCIVFNPHDAKPDPKGVLVYLNAQPSVTAVLDRVEKAGGRQQGPAVELPNNYGYIGFFIDTEGNRVGLHAPKLG, from the coding sequence GTGTCTACCGATCTGTCCCGTGTGATCTCGTGGTTCGAAATTCCCGCGCACGACCTGGAGCGTGCCGCCCGCTTTTACGAAACCGCCTTCGACACTGCGCTGCAGCGCGAAGTGGTCGGCGGCGTCCCGATGGCGCTCTTCGCTCACACCGATACGGAAACCGGCGGGTGCATCGTGTTCAATCCGCACGACGCGAAGCCCGACCCGAAGGGCGTGCTCGTGTACCTGAACGCGCAGCCTTCGGTCACGGCCGTGCTCGACCGCGTGGAAAAAGCCGGCGGCAGGCAGCAGGGTCCCGCAGTCGAGTTGCCGAACAACTACGGCTACATCGGCTTCTTCATCGATACCGAAGGCAACCGCGTCGGTCTGCACGCACCGAAGCTCGGATAA
- a CDS encoding Re/Si-specific NAD(P)(+) transhydrogenase subunit alpha: protein MHIGVPAETRANETRVAATPETVKKYVAQGHTVTIQAGAGAGASYLDEAYTAVGAQVADAATAFGADLVLKVQSPTVSELPFMKRGAVLVGMLDPFNAENAAKLAEAGVTAFALEAAPRTTRAQSLDVLSSQANIAGYKAVLVASTLYPRFMPMLMTAAGTVKAARVLILGAGVAGLQAIATARRLGAVIEASDVRPAVKEQIESLGGKFLDVPYETDEERDAAVGVGGYARPMPPSWLARQSALVHERAKQADIVISTALIPGRDAPTLLPSETVQAMKPGSVVIDLAAGRGPVADEATGRRGGNCPLTEADKVVTHHGVQICGYTNLASMVAADASALYARNLLDFLKLIVTKEATLNIDLADDIVAATLLARDGQVTRKT from the coding sequence ATGCATATCGGAGTGCCTGCAGAGACGCGGGCGAACGAAACACGCGTGGCCGCGACGCCGGAGACAGTCAAGAAGTACGTCGCCCAGGGCCATACGGTCACGATCCAGGCCGGCGCGGGCGCTGGCGCGAGCTATCTCGACGAGGCATACACGGCCGTAGGCGCGCAGGTCGCAGACGCAGCCACTGCATTCGGCGCGGACCTCGTGCTCAAGGTCCAGTCGCCCACCGTCAGCGAATTGCCGTTCATGAAGCGCGGCGCGGTGCTCGTGGGCATGCTCGATCCCTTTAATGCAGAAAACGCCGCGAAACTCGCCGAGGCAGGCGTGACGGCCTTCGCGCTCGAAGCCGCGCCGCGCACCACGCGCGCGCAAAGCCTCGACGTGCTTTCGTCGCAGGCCAACATCGCCGGGTACAAGGCGGTGCTCGTGGCCTCGACGCTCTATCCGCGCTTCATGCCTATGCTCATGACCGCCGCCGGTACGGTGAAGGCCGCGCGCGTGCTGATTCTCGGCGCGGGCGTGGCGGGGCTGCAGGCCATCGCGACGGCGCGACGTCTTGGCGCGGTGATCGAGGCCTCCGACGTGCGCCCGGCCGTGAAGGAGCAGATCGAGTCGCTCGGCGGGAAATTCCTCGACGTGCCTTACGAAACCGATGAGGAGCGCGATGCCGCCGTTGGCGTGGGCGGCTATGCGCGGCCCATGCCGCCATCGTGGCTTGCGCGCCAGTCGGCGCTGGTCCACGAGCGCGCGAAGCAGGCGGACATCGTCATCTCGACCGCACTGATTCCGGGTCGCGACGCGCCCACGCTGCTGCCTTCGGAAACCGTGCAGGCCATGAAGCCCGGCTCGGTGGTGATCGACCTCGCGGCAGGCCGCGGGCCAGTAGCTGACGAGGCGACGGGGCGGCGCGGCGGCAATTGCCCGCTCACCGAAGCCGACAAGGTCGTGACGCACCACGGCGTGCAGATCTGCGGCTACACGAACCTCGCCTCGATGGTCGCCGCCGACGCCTCCGCGCTTTACGCGCGCAATCTGCTCGACTTCCTGAAGCTGATCGTCACGAAGGAAGCCACGCTCAACATCGATCTCGCGGACGACATCGTCGCGGCCACGCTGCTGGCCCGCGACGGCCAGGTCACGCGCAAGACATAA
- a CDS encoding YceI family protein, whose product MEALSRWIRSYRWRPAVGAAALWAGAAAALLAGGAAHAQLDAAKSTIVAVSRQMNVPVQGSFTKFDAQIDFDPGKPTSGSAKITVDTASYDLGDQTYNDSVRGPEWFDAKSFPQATFVSTAIAPTGTNQYSVSGKLTIKGHTQNVAVPVVLTEQGGTQTFDGTLPIHRLAFEIGTGEWKDTSIVADAVLIKIHIVVAHK is encoded by the coding sequence ATGGAAGCATTGTCGAGGTGGATTCGTTCTTATCGGTGGCGCCCGGCCGTCGGGGCCGCTGCGCTGTGGGCCGGGGCCGCCGCGGCGCTGCTCGCGGGCGGGGCCGCCCACGCGCAGCTCGACGCGGCGAAGAGCACGATCGTCGCTGTCTCGCGCCAGATGAACGTGCCGGTCCAGGGCAGCTTCACGAAGTTCGACGCGCAGATCGACTTCGATCCGGGCAAGCCCACGAGCGGCAGCGCGAAGATCACGGTCGACACGGCGAGCTATGATCTGGGCGACCAGACCTACAACGATTCGGTCCGCGGGCCCGAATGGTTCGACGCGAAGTCGTTCCCGCAGGCAACGTTCGTCTCGACTGCGATCGCGCCGACCGGCACGAACCAGTACAGCGTGAGCGGCAAACTCACGATCAAGGGGCACACGCAGAACGTGGCCGTGCCCGTCGTGCTCACGGAGCAGGGCGGGACGCAGACTTTCGACGGCACGCTGCCTATTCATCGGCTCGCCTTCGAAATCGGCACCGGCGAGTGGAAGGACACCTCGATCGTCGCAGACGCAGTGCTGATCAAAATTCATATCGTCGTCGCGCACAAGTAG
- a CDS encoding NAD(P)(+) transhydrogenase (Re/Si-specific) subunit beta produces the protein MSMNVVTLLYLVASVCFIQALKGLSNPKSARAGNLFGMVGMAIAILTTLALIAKESAQFGSNLGLGLALLFGALVVGGGLGAYVAARVEMTKMPELVAAMHSLIGLAAVCIAYAVVSEPAAFGLVAEDAPYPGFLPYGNRIELFIGTFVGAITFSGSVIAFGKLSGKYKFRLFQGAPVVYPGQHLINLMLAIGMVGFGILFFITQSWLPFIIMTLIAFALGVLIIIPIGGADMPVVVSMLNSYSGWAAAGIGFSLNNAMLIIAGSLVGSSGAILSYIMCHAMNRSFFNVLLGGFGGEAGAAAAGGAQEQRPVKSGSADDAAFMLGNAESVVIVPGYGLAVARAQHALKELTDKLVEKGVDVRYAIHPVAGRMPGHMNVLLAEAEVPYDMVFEMEDINNEFGQTDVVLVLGANDVVNPAAKNDPKSPIAGMPIIEAYKARTIIVNKRSMAAGYAGLDNELFYMDKTMMVFGDAKKVIEEMVKAVE, from the coding sequence ATGAGCATGAACGTCGTTACGCTGCTTTATCTGGTGGCGTCGGTCTGCTTCATCCAGGCGCTCAAGGGACTGTCGAATCCGAAAAGCGCGCGCGCCGGCAACCTGTTCGGCATGGTCGGTATGGCCATTGCCATCCTCACTACGCTTGCGCTGATCGCGAAGGAGTCCGCACAGTTTGGCTCGAATCTCGGACTCGGTCTCGCGCTTTTGTTCGGTGCGCTCGTGGTGGGCGGCGGCCTTGGGGCCTATGTCGCGGCGCGCGTCGAGATGACGAAGATGCCCGAACTCGTCGCGGCCATGCACTCGCTGATCGGTCTCGCAGCGGTGTGCATTGCGTATGCGGTCGTCTCTGAACCGGCAGCGTTCGGGCTGGTCGCCGAAGATGCACCGTATCCGGGCTTCCTGCCGTACGGCAACCGCATCGAGTTGTTCATCGGCACGTTCGTGGGCGCGATCACGTTCAGCGGCTCGGTCATCGCGTTCGGCAAGCTCTCGGGCAAGTACAAGTTCCGCCTGTTCCAGGGCGCGCCGGTGGTGTATCCGGGCCAGCATCTGATCAACCTGATGCTCGCGATCGGCATGGTCGGCTTCGGCATCCTGTTCTTCATCACGCAGTCGTGGCTGCCGTTCATCATCATGACGCTGATCGCGTTCGCCTTGGGCGTGCTCATCATCATCCCGATCGGCGGCGCGGACATGCCGGTGGTCGTCTCGATGCTGAACTCTTACTCGGGGTGGGCTGCGGCGGGTATCGGCTTCTCGCTGAACAACGCCATGCTGATCATCGCGGGGTCGCTGGTGGGCTCTTCAGGCGCGATTCTCTCGTACATCATGTGCCACGCGATGAACCGCTCGTTCTTCAACGTGCTGCTGGGCGGCTTCGGCGGCGAGGCGGGCGCGGCGGCGGCGGGCGGCGCGCAGGAGCAGCGTCCGGTGAAGTCGGGTTCGGCCGATGATGCAGCGTTCATGCTCGGCAACGCGGAAAGCGTCGTGATCGTGCCGGGCTACGGCCTCGCGGTGGCGCGCGCGCAGCACGCGCTGAAGGAACTCACCGACAAGCTCGTGGAGAAGGGCGTGGACGTGCGCTACGCGATCCATCCGGTGGCGGGCCGCATGCCGGGTCACATGAACGTGTTGCTCGCGGAAGCCGAAGTGCCCTACGACATGGTGTTCGAGATGGAGGACATCAACAACGAGTTCGGCCAGACCGATGTCGTGCTCGTGCTTGGCGCGAATGACGTGGTGAACCCCGCCGCGAAGAACGATCCGAAGTCGCCAATCGCGGGCATGCCGATCATCGAGGCCTACAAGGCGCGCACGATCATCGTGAACAAGCGTTCGATGGCGGCGGGCTACGCTGGCCTCGACAACGAACTGTTCTACATGGACAAGACGATGATGGTGTTCGGCGATGCCAAGAAGGTGATCGAGGAGATGGTGAAGGCGGTGGAATAA
- a CDS encoding THUMP domain-containing class I SAM-dependent RNA methyltransferase: MSFDFFAPCPRGLEAALAAELAETAQRRLPPGALQVGAEVPGGVHFRGNWAGGIAANLHSRIASRVLLKIAQRPYRGEQDIYALAREQQWEKWFSANETIRIDITAIKSPLRSLEFATLRVKDAICDRMREKSGARPSVDTAYPDVRVFAFLTANECTLYLDTSGEPLFKRGWRLDKGAAPLRENLAAGILRLTGWTPGTPLYDPMCGSGTFLAEAAQVALDLAPGLDRRFGFESLKQADMAAWRHLKSEANTARNLAQSKTSDLLIYGSDISDVMLEKARANFKRAGFGNVVLKQLDARNMTPPSAAPGILVANPPYGERIEVRGRNARGEARPTARELRGDDDEGFRRAKDEAPDAEFFQALGDALKQRFTGWRAFVLTSDRKLPGQLRLREAAKTPLFNGALECRLFRFDLIAGSVRQRPASGGANPAAGNDDAS, from the coding sequence ATGTCTTTCGATTTCTTTGCCCCCTGCCCGCGTGGCCTCGAAGCCGCGCTCGCCGCCGAACTGGCCGAAACCGCGCAACGGCGCCTGCCGCCCGGTGCACTCCAGGTCGGCGCCGAGGTGCCCGGCGGCGTGCATTTCCGCGGCAACTGGGCCGGCGGCATCGCCGCCAACCTGCATTCGCGCATTGCGAGCCGCGTGCTCCTGAAAATCGCCCAGCGCCCGTACCGCGGCGAACAGGACATCTACGCGCTCGCGCGCGAGCAGCAGTGGGAGAAGTGGTTCTCGGCGAACGAAACGATCCGCATCGACATCACCGCGATCAAGTCGCCGCTGCGCAGCCTCGAATTCGCCACGCTGCGCGTGAAGGATGCGATCTGCGACCGCATGCGCGAGAAGTCCGGTGCGCGCCCGAGCGTCGACACCGCGTATCCCGATGTGCGCGTTTTCGCCTTCCTCACGGCGAACGAGTGCACGCTGTATCTCGACACGTCGGGCGAGCCGCTCTTCAAGCGCGGCTGGCGTCTGGACAAGGGCGCGGCCCCGCTGCGCGAAAACCTGGCCGCAGGTATCCTGCGCCTCACGGGCTGGACGCCCGGCACGCCGCTCTATGACCCGATGTGCGGCAGCGGCACCTTCCTCGCGGAAGCGGCGCAAGTCGCGCTCGACCTCGCGCCCGGGCTCGATCGCCGCTTCGGCTTCGAGTCGCTCAAGCAGGCCGACATGGCCGCGTGGCGGCACCTCAAGAGCGAGGCGAACACCGCACGCAATCTGGCGCAAAGCAAGACCAGCGATCTGCTGATCTACGGCAGCGACATCTCCGACGTCATGCTGGAAAAGGCGCGCGCGAACTTCAAGCGCGCGGGCTTCGGCAACGTGGTGCTCAAGCAGCTCGACGCGCGCAACATGACGCCGCCTTCGGCTGCGCCCGGCATTCTCGTGGCGAATCCGCCGTACGGCGAGCGTATCGAAGTGCGCGGCCGCAATGCGCGCGGCGAGGCGCGCCCGACAGCGCGCGAACTGCGCGGCGACGATGACGAAGGCTTTCGCCGCGCCAAGGACGAGGCGCCCGACGCCGAGTTCTTCCAGGCGCTCGGCGACGCGCTCAAGCAGCGCTTCACGGGCTGGCGCGCCTTCGTCCTCACCTCGGACCGCAAGCTGCCGGGCCAGTTGCGCCTGCGCGAAGCCGCCAAGACGCCACTCTTCAATGGCGCGCTCGAATGCCGCCTGTTCCGCTTCGACCTGATCGCGGGCAGCGTGCGCCAGCGTCCGGCCAGCGGCGGCGCGAACCCCGCTGCCGGTAACGACGACGCCAGCTGA
- a CDS encoding NAD(P) transhydrogenase subunit alpha: MEVINHTVINLIIFVLAVYVGYHVVWNVTPALHTPLMAVTNAISAIVIVGAMLATGLTVGGPGKFFGTFAVLLAAVNVFGGFLVTRRMLEMFRKKEPKKLSSPGSKEGA, encoded by the coding sequence ATGGAAGTCATCAACCATACCGTCATCAACCTGATCATTTTCGTGCTTGCCGTGTACGTGGGCTATCACGTGGTCTGGAACGTCACGCCCGCGCTGCATACGCCGCTCATGGCCGTGACCAATGCGATCTCGGCGATCGTGATCGTCGGCGCGATGCTCGCCACGGGCTTGACCGTGGGCGGCCCGGGCAAGTTCTTCGGCACGTTTGCCGTGCTGCTCGCGGCCGTGAACGTGTTCGGCGGGTTCCTCGTCACGAGGCGAATGCTGGAGATGTTCCGCAAGAAGGAGCCGAAAAAGCTCTCCTCTCCCGGCAGCAAGGAGGGCGCATAA
- a CDS encoding paraquat-inducible protein A yields the protein MKYQTATDAGYVSCHACGHVQPHERARQHVRCARCGSPVHERNPDSIMRTWALLVAAALLYIPANLLPVMHTSSLVGDEDDTIMSGVVYFWTSGDWPLAVIVFIASILVPMLKLSVLALLAFTSQRGSTWRPVERTKLYRLVEFIGRWSMLDVFVVTLTVALVRFQSLAVITAGPGAIAFGSVVILTMIASMQFDPRLIWDPVDEDKHKPAQHSQDQPHE from the coding sequence ATGAAATACCAGACCGCCACCGACGCCGGCTACGTCTCCTGCCACGCCTGCGGACACGTGCAGCCACACGAGCGAGCGCGCCAGCACGTGCGCTGCGCACGCTGCGGCTCGCCCGTGCACGAGCGCAACCCCGACAGCATCATGCGCACGTGGGCGCTCCTCGTTGCCGCGGCGCTGCTCTACATCCCCGCGAACCTGCTGCCTGTGATGCATACGTCCTCGCTCGTCGGCGACGAGGACGACACCATCATGAGCGGCGTCGTCTACTTCTGGACCTCGGGGGACTGGCCGCTCGCCGTGATCGTCTTTATCGCGAGCATTCTCGTGCCCATGCTCAAGCTCTCGGTGCTCGCCCTGCTCGCGTTCACCTCGCAGCGCGGCTCGACATGGCGGCCTGTCGAACGCACGAAGCTCTACCGGCTCGTCGAGTTCATCGGGCGCTGGTCGATGCTCGACGTGTTCGTTGTCACGCTAACCGTCGCGCTGGTACGCTTCCAGTCGCTTGCGGTCATCACGGCGGGCCCCGGTGCGATTGCGTTCGGCTCGGTCGTGATCCTGACGATGATCGCCTCGATGCAGTTCGATCCGCGCCTGATCTGGGATCCGGTAGACGAAGACAAACACAAACCTGCGCAACACTCTCAGGATCAACCTCATGAATAG
- a CDS encoding NUDIX hydrolase yields MNEETWAPHVTVAAIVERDGRFLLVEEHTPAGLRLNQPAGHLEAGETLHEAVVRETLEETAHAFTPEALVGVYMTHFGKPGESGATYVRFTYCGTVAAEPENRALDPDIVRTVWMSPDELRAASERHRTPLVMRCVDDYLAGKRVPLDFIQTHATAPKAAPKVAPKLN; encoded by the coding sequence ATGAATGAGGAAACCTGGGCACCCCACGTCACCGTGGCCGCGATCGTCGAGCGCGACGGGCGTTTTCTGCTCGTCGAAGAGCACACGCCAGCCGGCCTGCGCCTGAACCAGCCCGCCGGCCATCTGGAAGCGGGCGAGACGCTGCATGAGGCCGTGGTGCGCGAAACGCTCGAGGAAACCGCGCATGCGTTCACGCCGGAGGCGCTAGTCGGCGTGTATATGACGCACTTCGGCAAGCCGGGAGAAAGCGGCGCGACGTATGTGCGCTTCACGTACTGCGGCACTGTCGCAGCCGAGCCGGAAAACCGCGCACTCGATCCTGACATCGTGCGCACGGTGTGGATGAGCCCCGACGAACTGCGCGCGGCGAGCGAACGCCATCGCACGCCGCTCGTGATGCGCTGTGTCGACGATTACCTCGCAGGCAAGCGCGTGCCGCTGGATTTCATCCAGACGCACGCGACGGCACCGAAAGCGGCGCCCAAGGTAGCACCCAAGTTGAACTAA
- a CDS encoding PqiB family protein has product MNSPKGPTPPNLPEPEIVKPRRWLPSLVWIVPIVAALIGVALVVKSVATRGPTITISFVSAEGLEPGKTKVKYKDVDIGSVRAIKLSPNLSHVIVTVELTKDAERFAVKDSRFWVVRPRVGASGVSGLTTLLSGSYIGADAGRSQDSQSDFVGLEAPPAVTIDEKGHRYTLHSATLGSLDIGTPIFYRRIQVGQVTGYSLDKDGTGVTVQVFVSAPFDQYVGTNTRWWHASGVNVQLDSNGIKVNTQSLATIVVGGLAFQAPAGQSMGPQAPDNATFALASDETEAMHEPDGAPQRVVMYFNQSLRGLSVGATVDFRGIVLGQVTEIGIEYDPKQHNFIMPVTMDLYPLRLSRRIRGEAPAPHTPQSQELIKRLVARGLRGQLRTGNLITGQLYIALDIFPKAGPATIDFDHDPLELPTVPNSLEELQIQVADIAKKLDQIPFDKIGNNLNDSLKNANQLFGKVNDQILPQLQGTLDQAQKTFNAAQSTLQQDSPLQSDVHQAMQELTRTLQSLNSLSDYLERHPESLLRGKSGDKP; this is encoded by the coding sequence ATGAATAGTCCGAAAGGACCGACCCCGCCCAATCTGCCGGAGCCCGAGATCGTCAAGCCGCGGCGCTGGCTGCCCTCGCTCGTCTGGATCGTGCCGATCGTCGCGGCGCTGATCGGCGTGGCGCTCGTCGTGAAGTCGGTCGCCACGCGCGGCCCGACCATCACGATCAGCTTCGTGAGCGCCGAAGGGCTCGAGCCCGGCAAGACCAAGGTCAAGTACAAGGACGTGGACATCGGCTCGGTGCGCGCGATCAAGCTCTCGCCCAACCTTTCGCATGTGATCGTCACGGTCGAGCTCACCAAGGACGCCGAACGATTCGCCGTCAAGGACAGCCGCTTCTGGGTCGTGCGCCCGCGCGTAGGCGCAAGCGGCGTATCGGGCCTCACCACGCTGCTCTCGGGCTCGTATATCGGCGCGGACGCCGGCCGCTCACAGGACTCGCAAAGCGATTTTGTCGGCCTGGAAGCGCCGCCCGCCGTAACCATCGACGAGAAGGGACATCGCTACACGCTGCATAGCGCGACGCTCGGCTCGCTCGACATCGGCACGCCGATTTTCTACCGGCGCATTCAGGTGGGTCAGGTCACGGGCTATTCGCTCGACAAGGACGGCACCGGCGTGACGGTGCAGGTGTTCGTGAGCGCGCCCTTCGACCAGTACGTGGGCACCAACACGCGCTGGTGGCACGCGAGCGGCGTGAACGTGCAGCTCGATTCGAACGGCATCAAGGTCAATACGCAGTCGCTTGCCACGATCGTGGTGGGCGGCCTCGCGTTCCAGGCTCCGGCTGGCCAGTCCATGGGCCCGCAAGCGCCCGACAACGCCACCTTCGCGCTCGCCTCCGACGAGACCGAGGCGATGCACGAGCCGGACGGCGCGCCACAGCGCGTGGTCATGTACTTCAACCAGTCGTTGCGCGGCCTTTCGGTGGGGGCGACGGTCGATTTCCGCGGCATCGTGCTCGGCCAGGTGACCGAGATCGGCATCGAGTACGACCCGAAACAGCACAACTTCATCATGCCGGTGACGATGGATCTGTATCCGCTGCGCCTGTCGCGCCGCATCCGGGGCGAAGCGCCCGCGCCGCATACGCCGCAAAGCCAGGAGCTGATCAAGCGGCTCGTCGCACGCGGCCTGCGCGGCCAGCTGCGCACCGGCAATCTGATCACGGGGCAGCTTTACATCGCGCTCGACATCTTCCCGAAGGCCGGCCCGGCGACGATCGACTTCGACCACGACCCGCTCGAACTGCCCACGGTGCCGAACTCGCTCGAAGAGCTGCAAATCCAGGTGGCCGACATTGCGAAGAAGCTCGACCAGATTCCGTTCGACAAGATCGGCAACAACCTGAACGATTCGCTCAAGAACGCCAACCAGTTGTTCGGCAAGGTGAACGACCAGATCCTGCCGCAGCTGCAAGGCACGCTCGACCAGGCGCAGAAGACCTTCAACGCCGCGCAGTCCACGCTGCAGCAGGATTCGCCGCTGCAGTCCGACGTGCACCAGGCGATGCAGGAACTCACGCGCACGCTCCAATCGCTCAACTCGCTCTCCGATTACCTCGAGCGCCATCCCGAATCGCTGCTGCGCGGCAAATCAGGAGACAAGCCATGA
- a CDS encoding paraquat-inducible protein A, whose amino-acid sequence MAQDKLIACHDCDALYRKPRLLGRQTARCSRCGATLYSSAASQLDRICAITVAALVTFIIAQSFPIIELDANGITTESSLFGALVVLWHEDMEIIAVIVFCATILFPLTEMVALLYVLLPVRRGFIPPGFDYVLRAIQFVRPWGMLEVFMLGVLITIVKMVSLARVIPETALFAFGALTLMFTVVVTFDARTLWDIADSLRDAARAAREGGAGPNGQAGGSGGSSDPARPPSPAAPHPLDEPEIREPGASPQDPAAPRGGPLPKGPR is encoded by the coding sequence ATGGCCCAGGACAAACTGATCGCGTGTCACGATTGCGACGCGCTCTACCGTAAGCCGCGGCTGCTCGGCCGCCAGACAGCGCGCTGCTCGCGCTGCGGCGCCACGCTCTACAGCAGCGCCGCGTCCCAGCTCGACCGCATCTGCGCCATCACGGTCGCGGCGCTCGTCACCTTCATCATCGCCCAGTCGTTCCCGATCATCGAGCTCGATGCGAACGGTATCACTACGGAGTCGAGCCTGTTCGGCGCTCTCGTGGTGCTCTGGCACGAGGACATGGAGATCATCGCGGTAATCGTGTTCTGCGCAACCATCCTTTTTCCGCTCACGGAGATGGTAGCGCTGCTCTACGTCCTGCTGCCGGTGCGGCGCGGCTTCATTCCACCGGGCTTCGACTACGTGCTGCGCGCCATCCAGTTCGTGCGGCCCTGGGGCATGCTCGAGGTGTTCATGCTGGGCGTGCTCATCACCATCGTGAAAATGGTGAGCCTCGCGCGGGTCATTCCCGAAACCGCGCTCTTCGCCTTCGGCGCGCTCACGCTGATGTTCACCGTGGTCGTCACGTTCGATGCGCGCACGCTCTGGGACATCGCGGACAGCCTGCGCGACGCCGCACGCGCGGCGCGCGAGGGCGGTGCGGGTCCGAACGGGCAGGCGGGCGGCTCCGGTGGTTCCAGCGACCCCGCGCGCCCGCCGTCGCCGGCCGCGCCCCACCCGCTCGACGAGCCCGAGATCCGCGAGCCCGGCGCAAGTCCGCAAGACCCGGCGGCGCCGCGCGGCGGACCGCTCCCCAAGGGGCCCCGATGA
- a CDS encoding glycosyltransferase family 2 protein — MSPTVSIITPTGNREAFLPAIWRCIQRQRVAWEWLILDDSPQPSAFLSALAKTDARVRYYWSKTRMSIGGKRNFLVNEARGALIAHFDDDDHYASHYLAGMVRMLEENGADLMKLATFWMFAPHTQFFGYMDLSARVGLHYVLTGNSVATVEFHDKMKIGADFILFYGFSYVYRKALFEEARFDDIDLSEDESFIRRLVDADRKVLAADDTQASCLHLIHPASTSRCFSRYSMPAFTLPKMFPEYEGYPLALNAPGAPEVAQG; from the coding sequence ATGTCTCCCACCGTCTCGATCATCACGCCCACGGGCAACCGCGAAGCCTTTCTGCCGGCAATCTGGCGCTGCATCCAGCGTCAGCGCGTGGCCTGGGAATGGCTCATCCTCGACGACAGCCCTCAGCCCAGCGCCTTCCTGAGCGCGCTCGCGAAGACTGATGCGCGCGTGCGCTACTACTGGTCGAAAACGCGCATGTCGATTGGCGGCAAACGCAACTTTCTCGTGAACGAGGCGCGCGGCGCGCTGATCGCTCACTTCGACGACGACGACCACTATGCCTCGCACTATCTCGCTGGCATGGTGCGGATGCTTGAAGAAAACGGCGCGGACCTCATGAAGCTCGCGACCTTCTGGATGTTCGCGCCGCATACGCAGTTCTTCGGCTACATGGACCTGAGCGCCCGCGTGGGGCTGCACTATGTACTGACTGGCAATAGCGTCGCGACGGTCGAGTTCCACGACAAGATGAAGATCGGCGCGGACTTCATCCTTTTCTACGGGTTTTCGTACGTGTATCGCAAGGCGCTTTTCGAGGAGGCGCGCTTCGACGATATCGACCTGAGCGAAGACGAGAGCTTTATCCGCCGCCTGGTCGATGCTGACCGCAAGGTGCTCGCCGCGGATGACACGCAGGCGAGCTGCCTCCACCTGATCCATCCGGCTTCGACCTCGCGCTGCTTTTCGCGCTATTCGATGCCGGCGTTCACGCTGCCGAAGATGTTTCCGGAGTACGAAGGGTATCCGTTGGCGCTGAACGCGCCAGGGGCGCCTGAGGTGGCGCAAGGCTGA
- a CDS encoding PqiC family protein has translation MTFRRVPSLAALAALLVAAALAGCSSPASRFYTLSPTDDTARTTAAPGAGNGQWLIELAPVDVPPQVAKAQMVVQTDANQVRVLEQERWSSMPGDEIRRALSGDLTQQLGTIDVYGSPHPEGVPVYRVSVNVQRFESWPGSHALIDAVWSVRALDSQTVMTCRSVLNEKVGDGYDALVIGHRQAVEALSQSIASGVRTLAAAPRVSTQANGAKAGARAKPAPSIACPQMAAVGG, from the coding sequence ATGACGTTCCGACGCGTCCCCTCCCTTGCCGCGCTCGCCGCGCTTCTCGTTGCAGCCGCACTGGCAGGCTGCAGCTCGCCCGCCAGCCGCTTCTACACGCTAAGCCCGACCGACGACACCGCTCGCACCACCGCCGCGCCAGGCGCGGGCAACGGGCAGTGGCTGATCGAGCTGGCGCCTGTGGATGTTCCGCCGCAGGTCGCCAAAGCGCAGATGGTCGTGCAAACCGACGCTAACCAGGTGCGCGTACTCGAGCAGGAGCGCTGGTCCTCGATGCCCGGCGACGAGATCCGCCGGGCGCTCTCGGGCGACCTCACGCAGCAGCTCGGCACCATCGACGTGTACGGCTCGCCGCATCCCGAGGGCGTGCCCGTGTACCGCGTGAGCGTGAACGTACAGCGCTTCGAATCGTGGCCCGGCTCGCATGCGCTCATCGACGCCGTGTGGAGCGTACGCGCGCTCGACTCGCAGACGGTCATGACCTGCCGCAGCGTGCTCAACGAGAAGGTCGGCGACGGCTATGACGCGCTCGTCATCGGCCACCGGCAAGCGGTCGAGGCGCTCTCGCAGTCGATCGCAAGCGGCGTGCGCACGCTCGCGGCCGCACCGCGCGTGAGTACGCAAGCGAATGGCGCGAAGGCTGGCGCTCGTGCGAAGCCGGCGCCGAGCATCGCCTGTCCGCAGATGGCGGCCGTCGGCGGTTGA